From a single Paenibacillus sp. FSL W8-0426 genomic region:
- a CDS encoding FHA domain-containing protein has product MRETAKIVIRTPGQESDGSFAYVAKNRSITVGRYTGSGESDLSVYNQLISKLHCRIHYDGLHQLWIEDLDSKNGTELNGQRLVPFEKYPFAEGDSITLVNGLIQLRAESDIEETREYRIADLFGEGVRVHDHLQTVQVGTLEIPLSKKEFQLFKLLYSQLDHFVTREQIVSQVWPERSIVESDPVGIDEINSLIYRTNRKLGEHFTIKSVYKKGVYMKSHVQNAIG; this is encoded by the coding sequence ATGCGGGAGACGGCCAAAATCGTCATTCGCACGCCCGGCCAGGAGAGCGACGGTTCTTTCGCTTACGTTGCCAAGAACCGATCCATTACGGTGGGGCGATACACGGGTAGCGGCGAATCGGACCTATCCGTATACAATCAATTGATATCGAAATTGCACTGCCGGATTCATTACGATGGGCTGCATCAGTTGTGGATTGAGGATTTGGACAGTAAAAACGGAACCGAGCTGAACGGGCAGAGGCTCGTTCCTTTCGAGAAATATCCGTTTGCTGAAGGGGACAGCATCACGCTCGTGAATGGGCTCATCCAGCTTCGCGCCGAGAGCGACATCGAGGAAACGAGAGAATACCGGATCGCGGATTTGTTCGGCGAGGGTGTGCGGGTACACGATCATTTGCAGACGGTGCAGGTGGGCACGCTGGAGATTCCGCTGTCCAAAAAGGAATTCCAGTTGTTCAAGCTGCTGTACAGCCAGCTCGATCATTTTGTGACCCGGGAGCAGATCGTCAGCCAAGTATGGCCCGAGCGAAGCATCGTCGAGAGCGATCCGGTGGGGATCGACGAGATCAACTCGCTCATTTACCGGACGAACCGGAAGCTGGGAGAGCATTTCACGATCAAGTCGGTGTACAAAAAAGGCGTGTACATGAAATCGCATGTTCAAAATGCGATCGGCTGA
- a CDS encoding class I SAM-dependent methyltransferase: MAIHFLPWIMAVIVLLAVISIVLYSWKNGISPMPTSGVVRRAVIREVNRIPGYGDLIEAGSGWGTLSLDVVRHCPGKRLLGIENSLVPLWSSRLLAFLSIRLRRMLGQRQSLEGRLRFLRGDIYSSSYEHADGVICYLFPGAMERLMDKFSKELPPGARVISVCFALPGKKPLRTITCRDAQRTKVYVYVF, encoded by the coding sequence TTGGCCATTCATTTTCTCCCGTGGATTATGGCTGTTATCGTGTTATTGGCGGTCATATCCATCGTACTTTATAGTTGGAAAAACGGCATTTCGCCCATGCCGACGTCCGGGGTGGTCCGAAGGGCGGTCATCCGGGAGGTCAATCGCATTCCGGGTTACGGCGATTTGATTGAGGCAGGCTCCGGCTGGGGGACGCTAAGCCTTGACGTCGTTCGGCATTGTCCGGGCAAACGGTTATTGGGCATCGAAAACTCGCTTGTGCCGCTATGGTCGTCCCGATTGCTGGCATTCCTGAGTATCCGGCTGCGCCGAATGCTTGGCCAGCGCCAGTCGCTGGAAGGGCGCCTCCGTTTCCTGCGGGGAGATATCTACAGCAGTTCCTACGAGCATGCCGACGGGGTTATTTGTTATTTGTTCCCTGGCGCGATGGAACGGCTTATGGACAAGTTCAGCAAGGAGCTTCCTCCGGGAGCGCGGGTGATCAGCGTCTGTTTTGCGCTGCCGGGCAAGAAGCCGCTGCGTACGATTACGTGCAGGGATGCGCAGCGCACCAAGGTGTACGTGTATGTATTTTAA
- a CDS encoding carbohydrate-binding domain-containing protein has translation MNKKTWIAGSKLWSVVMIAAIATACGAPAATNTSASAATTSTAVTASKSVTANEQTSVKFADLVSLDADDTNVSWSESDATTIKLNGTTAAITGSGAKAANGSVTISEAGTYVLSGKLTDGQIIVNVTDKETVHIVLNGVTIHDNDSSAIYIQEAKGKAVITLQEGTVNTLSDGKEYVYADDATDEPDAAVYSKGDLTFNGTGTLNVTGNYNEGITSKDDLKIVSGTFNVKSVGSGIKGKDMLAIKDGNITVDAGGDGIKSNNDTDADKGFVAIAGGTFNITSANDGIQAETMLVTDGGTFNIVTGGGSANAPEKVEEGPSGGGFGGGRFGDGMTPPDRPSGDGSSTYGTPSSGSASTSSSGSATAAPTAPPTSQSTMKTDTTGSSTDASTTETTDTTETESTSAKALKAGTNIVVNGGTFTIDAMDDSVHSNGNVTVNDGKLSILTGDDGLHADLTLTINGGTIDIDKSYEGLEGSIINMNGGDVDLIASDDGVNASGDGTAATATTDAATDTSADTSTDDAASTEATDSTTTADSATDNGAPQGFGGPGGGGNSNNELNITGGTLTLDAGGDGLDSNGSITMTGGTVIVNGPTTDGNGPLDYDGTFEMTGGFLIAAGSAGMAQAPGDTSSQYSIGMTFTDTQKAGTLVHLEDSEGNTIMTFAPSKSYRSVVISSPDLKENGTYTFYTGGTSTGTETDGLYTDGTYSGGTKVVEFQTSSVITWVNESGVTTAPSGMGFGGGGRGMGRPGSSTQTQGGTTETTGTVVDNSTTSSEK, from the coding sequence ATGAATAAGAAAACATGGATTGCAGGAAGCAAATTATGGTCCGTCGTCATGATTGCCGCCATTGCTACGGCATGCGGCGCCCCCGCAGCAACCAATACCAGCGCCAGCGCGGCAACCACATCAACTGCGGTGACAGCTTCCAAATCCGTCACCGCCAATGAGCAAACTTCCGTTAAATTCGCCGACCTCGTCTCATTGGATGCGGATGACACCAATGTAAGCTGGAGCGAATCCGATGCTACAACCATCAAACTGAACGGCACGACGGCAGCCATTACCGGTTCGGGTGCCAAGGCAGCGAACGGATCGGTGACGATCTCCGAAGCCGGAACTTATGTACTGAGCGGCAAACTGACAGACGGCCAGATCATCGTCAATGTGACCGACAAGGAGACCGTGCACATCGTGTTGAACGGCGTAACGATCCATGACAACGACAGCTCTGCCATCTACATTCAAGAAGCGAAGGGCAAAGCCGTCATTACGCTGCAGGAAGGCACCGTGAACACCTTGTCCGACGGCAAAGAGTATGTATATGCCGACGACGCCACGGATGAGCCTGATGCAGCCGTCTACAGCAAAGGCGACCTGACCTTTAACGGAACGGGCACGCTGAATGTCACAGGCAATTACAACGAAGGCATTACGAGCAAAGACGATCTGAAAATCGTCAGCGGCACATTTAACGTTAAATCGGTAGGGAGCGGCATCAAAGGTAAGGACATGCTGGCTATCAAAGACGGCAATATTACCGTGGATGCCGGCGGGGACGGTATTAAGTCCAACAATGACACGGATGCGGACAAAGGATTCGTAGCCATTGCAGGCGGTACATTCAACATCACCAGCGCCAACGACGGCATTCAAGCAGAGACGATGCTTGTCACGGATGGCGGTACATTCAATATCGTCACCGGCGGCGGCAGCGCCAATGCACCCGAGAAAGTGGAAGAAGGCCCTAGCGGGGGCGGCTTTGGTGGAGGACGGTTCGGCGACGGCATGACTCCTCCGGATAGACCTTCGGGCGATGGCAGCTCGACTTACGGAACACCTTCATCGGGATCGGCTTCTACCAGCTCCAGCGGTTCGGCAACGGCAGCCCCAACAGCGCCGCCAACCAGCCAAAGCACAATGAAAACGGACACCACTGGCAGCTCCACCGATGCGAGCACGACGGAAACGACGGATACCACCGAAACCGAAAGTACAAGCGCCAAGGCGCTCAAAGCAGGAACCAACATTGTCGTGAATGGCGGTACGTTCACCATCGACGCGATGGATGATTCCGTACACAGTAACGGCAACGTCACCGTGAACGATGGCAAACTATCCATCCTCACTGGCGATGACGGGCTCCATGCCGACCTTACCCTTACCATTAACGGCGGTACAATCGACATCGACAAGAGTTATGAAGGCCTTGAAGGCAGCATCATTAACATGAATGGCGGCGACGTCGATCTGATCGCTTCGGATGACGGCGTGAATGCATCTGGCGATGGAACCGCTGCTACAGCGACAACGGACGCCGCGACAGATACTTCTGCGGACACAAGCACGGATGACGCTGCTTCCACAGAAGCAACAGACAGCACAACAACAGCAGATTCCGCAACAGACAACGGCGCTCCACAAGGCTTCGGCGGTCCTGGCGGCGGCGGAAACAGCAATAACGAGCTGAACATCACCGGCGGTACACTGACTCTTGATGCTGGCGGCGACGGGCTGGATTCGAACGGTTCGATCACGATGACGGGCGGTACAGTTATCGTGAACGGCCCGACAACGGACGGTAATGGGCCACTCGACTATGACGGTACCTTCGAAATGACGGGCGGATTCCTCATCGCTGCAGGCAGCGCAGGCATGGCTCAAGCTCCTGGCGACACATCGAGCCAGTATTCTATCGGGATGACATTTACCGATACGCAAAAAGCAGGCACGCTCGTTCATCTGGAAGACAGTGAAGGCAATACGATCATGACCTTTGCGCCAAGCAAATCCTATCGCTCCGTCGTCATCAGCTCTCCGGATCTGAAAGAAAACGGAACGTACACGTTCTATACGGGCGGTACATCGACAGGAACCGAAACAGACGGCCTGTACACCGACGGCACTTACTCGGGCGGTACCAAAGTAGTTGAATTCCAAACGTCCAGTGTCATTACCTGGGTCAATGAATCCGGCGTAACGACTGCTCCATCGGGCATGGGCTTTGGCGGTGGCGGTCGCGGCATGGGCAGACCGGGAAGCAGCACCCAAACTCAAGGCGGAACGACGGAAACGACGGGAACCGTCGTGGATAACAGCACGACAAGCTCCGAGAAGTAA